A region of Malaciobacter marinus DNA encodes the following proteins:
- a CDS encoding tetratricopeptide repeat protein: MKIKNNILKIVLVNLLALGFIACDDNKSSTNIKSEKKVKLPKPEWDTRLANVEQNTGKWYQLADNDEIAARNIAIIYRDELKNYKKAIKWYLYANSININADNLFGLALTYDDLKDYDNAIKYYKESFNLKYKEETINNLSLLYKKNLKDYKNAAIWYKKGIKRESIYSIKGMANLYHNNLKDDVKASAYLLNLIAYKEFEKEKTLKYLKEKWKLSNETIKKGYELQLTMPGLPKRYKGKLGLDE; this comes from the coding sequence ATGAAAATAAAAAATAATATATTAAAAATAGTATTAGTTAATTTACTAGCTTTGGGCTTTATTGCTTGTGATGATAATAAAAGTTCAACTAATATAAAAAGTGAAAAAAAAGTTAAACTTCCTAAACCAGAATGGGATACTAGATTAGCTAATGTTGAACAAAATACAGGGAAATGGTATCAGTTAGCTGATAATGATGAAATTGCAGCTAGAAATATTGCAATTATTTATCGAGATGAGTTAAAGAATTATAAAAAAGCTATAAAATGGTATTTATATGCTAATTCTATTAATATAAATGCAGATAATTTATTTGGATTAGCTTTAACATATGATGATTTGAAAGATTATGATAATGCTATAAAATATTATAAAGAATCATTTAATTTAAAATACAAAGAAGAAACAATAAATAATTTATCTTTATTGTATAAAAAAAATTTGAAAGATTATAAAAATGCTGCGATTTGGTATAAAAAAGGTATAAAGAGAGAAAGCATTTATTCCATAAAAGGAATGGCAAATCTATATCATAATAATTTAAAAGATGATGTAAAAGCAAGTGCTTATTTATTAAATTTAATTGCTTATAAAGAGTTTGAAAAAGAAAAAACTTTAAAATATTTAAAAGAAAAGTGGAAATTATCAAATGAAACAATAAAAAAAGGTTATGAACTACAACTAACAATGCCAGGACTTCCTAAAAGATATAAAGGTAAGTTAGGTTTAGATGAATAG